One Bythopirellula goksoeyrii genomic window, GTGGCGACGACTTGAAACTCGTAAATGTGCATGGCCCTTTCGATTTTGTAAAGCAGCACAAATTGCCAGTAATGATCGTTGCTCCACAAACGCCCATCGGAGTGAACTGGGACATCGACATGCTTTCCGCATTTGTCGATCATGTGCTCGAAGAGTTGCCTGTCGATCGTGGGCAAGTCTATTTGACGGGACTCAGCTTGGGTGGCTTTGGCACCTGGGAACTGGCGGCCCGCCGGCCCGAAGTGTTCGCCGCGATAGCGCCGATCTGCGGAGGTGGCAAGCCAGTTCAGGCCGAGTTAATTCAGGAGATTCCCCTGTGGGCCTTTCATGGCGCAAAAGATCCAGTGGTACCCCTCAAGAGTACCACCGATATGATCAACGCTCTCTACAACCTGGGCAGCGCTCCTCGCCTAACTGTTTATCCCGATGCGGGCCATGACAGCTGGACCGAGACCTACAACAATCTCATGCTTTACGATTGGTTGTTGAGCCAGAAGAAGGAGAAATGAAGGCAGAGGTTTCACAGCGGATTCTCCTCGTTGCAACAAGAGTCATCTACCGGGGAGAGACCGGAATTTGCTACACTGGGGGATGAACCCACCGCCACATGAATTCGCAGGAACCTTCATGCCCACCGATCCCTCCCCCACCGCAGAAAAGCCCGCCTCGCGGAACTTTATTGAGCAGATTATCGACGCCGACCTCGCTGATAACAAGAACGTCGAGGTCCATACGCGGTTTCCCCCTGAGCCAAACGGCTATTTGCATATTGGTCACGCTAAAAGCATCTGCTTGAATTTTGGCCTGGCCCAGGAATACAACGGAAAATTCAATCTGCGATTCGACGACACGAATCCTGCAAAGGAGGAGCAAGAGTACGTCGATTCCATACTCGACGACGTCCGCTGGCTGGGTGCCAATTGGGAGGATCGGCTGTTCTTTGCATCGGATTATTTTGATCAACTCCACGACTGGGCAGTGGAACTGATCAAAGCCGGTAAGGCATACGTATGCGACCTGACAGCCGACCAGATGCGTGATTATCGTGGCACGCTCACTGAGCCTGGCAAAAACAGCCCTTTTCGAGACCGTACCGTCGAGGAGAATCTCGAACTCTTTGCGAAGATGAAGGCTGGAGAGTTTGCCGATGGCACGCACACTCTGCGGGCAAAGATCGACATGGCCGCGCCGAATATCAACCTACGCGATCCGGTGATGTACCGTATCAAACACGCACATCATCATCGCACCGGAGACACGTGGTGCATTTATCCGTCCTACGACTACACCCATGGTCAAAGCGACTCGATCGAGGGGATCACTTACTCAATCTGCACACTAGAGTTTGAAAACCATCGTCCGTTATACGATTGGTTTTGCGAATCACTTGCAATTCACCACCCCCGACAGATCGAGTTTGCTCGGCTCAATCTGACGTACACCGTCATGAGCAAGCGAAAGCTGCTGCAGCTGGTCAACGAAGGACACGTATCGGGCTGGGACGACCCGCGAATGCCAACGATTCGGGGTCTGCGCCGCCGGGGCTACACTCCCGAAGCAATCCAGGCATTCTGTGAGCGAATCGGCGTCGCCAAATTTAATAGCACCATCGACATGGCTTGGCTGGAAGACGCCATCCGCGAGGACCTCAACGAAAAGGCACTGCGAGCTCTGGCGGTACTCAATCCGATCAAGGTAATACTCACAAACATCGAACCAGGCTCGTCAATCGACGTCGAGGCCCCAAATCACCCTCAAAACCCCGAGGCCGGAATGCGTAAGGTGCCGCTGATGCGAGAGATTCTGATTGAAGCCGAGGACTTCATGGAAGACGCCCCTAAGAAGTTCTTCCGACTTCGACCAGGAGGCGAGGTGCGACTAAGATGTGCGGGCATCATCAGATGCGACGAGGTCATCAAAGACGACGCTGGCAATGTGACTGAACTTCGCTGCACGTTCGACCCTGATCACTCACGCAAGGTCAAAGGAACCATCCATTGGGTTTCAGCCGAGCGAGCACTTAGCGCCGAGGTTCGCTTGTATGACCACTTGTGTGCAGTAGAAAATCCGGAAAACGTATCAGAGGGCCAAACATTTCTCGACAACCTCAATCCCAACTCGCTGCAAACAATCACGGCATTCGTGGAGCCCTCACTGAATGAGGCAATGCCTGGCACCCATATTCAATTCGAGCGATTGGGGTATTTCTTCGTGGACCCGGTAGACTCCGCTCCAGAGAAGCCCGTCTTCAACCGCACTGCAACACTGCGCGATAGTTGGGCGAAGATGAAGTAACTGCATCTGGCGAGCCCGCTTCAGCGGGCGGGACGGCTAGGGCGGGAACACATGATTCCAATTCGCCCTGATTTTGCTACAATCCATGCCAAGTCCAAGCGAATCAGCATAATATCGCGAAGCCAGATCGAAGGAATTCGCGGGTATCACCGCTTCGAGCATTGGCAAATCGACAATTAGGTGTACTTCACCGTCTTCCTCGTTAGAAGACACATCAGGAGGTTTTATGTTCCACACGAATCGAACACACACTCATTTTCTTTGCTGGTTTCTCACGGGGTTGATGCTGTTCACTCCGGGTTCCTCTCTGATTGCTCAGGAGGCAGATGAACGTACCACGCTCCTTGCCGATCCAGCGGCTGTGCCAGTGCCGGATGTTGTCGACACTCCCTTGGACGTGACCTACTTGTTGCCGCAAGCTTGTCTCGTCATTTCATTGCGTCCACAGGCGATTCTCGCCTCGCCGTTTGCCAAGATGATGCCCATTGAAGTCTTGCAAGCAGCATCGCTCCACCAATCAGGGCTTGACCCTTTGCAGCTGGATCGACTGCTATTGACGGTGGAACCACCCGCCGCAGGGGCACCCAACTATGCCGTCATGGGGAGTTTCATTTCCCCCGTGGTTGGCAAACTGCATCCGCAGCTTACTCAGCACACCACACCCAACGAGCAATCTGAACAACCTCACTTGAAGAGCAATCACCCACTCATGCCGAGCATGTATTTTCCGAGTGAGACGGTGCTACTGGCTACGCCGGAGGTGACGCTTCAGAAGTTTCTTACCGGCAAATTCAAGCCCGCCGAGAGCTCACTGCACGAGCACTTAATGGCAGCTGCCAGTGATGATGTCTATCTGGCAATTGATGTCGTGCCGCTGCGGCCTCTGATCAATGGATTGTTGATGCAGAATCCCACTCCACCCAAATTTGAGTATCTCAATGTAGCTCCCGATCTGGTGAAAACGATAGAGTTGCGAATGAACCTGTCCCATCCGGGAACCAACGAACTAGTCATCGAGTCCAATAATGAGCAAGACGCGCAGGAATTGTTGGGCCTAGTCGATAAGTCTTTCGATCTGGTCCGCTCCCAGGCCACCGAAGAGATCACCCGACTCAAACAGAATAGCGATCCCGTTCAGCAAGCAATGGGACGTTATCAGGAGCGGATGATGAATGACATGAGCACGGCATTGGCACCACAGCGAGAAGGTACTCGTTTGGTGATCTTCCGCCAGTCAGGCGAGCATGGCCAGATGGGAATGCTCACGATGACGGCCGTCTCGGGTGTGTTGGTTGCGTTGCTTTTGCCCGCGGTGCAGGCGGCTAGAGAAGCGGCACGGCGAAATACTTCAATGAACAACATGAAGATGATCAACTTAGCACTTCACAATTATGCTGATCAAAATGAAATATCATTTCCAGCTCAAGCGAATTTTGACGACAATGACAAACCACTTCTGAGTTGGCGGGTACATATCCTTCCCTTTCTCGAACAGAATGAACTCTACAAACAATTTCATCTCGACGAACCGTGGGACAGTGAGCACAACAAGGCTCTAATCGCCAAGATGCCAGCCGTTTTTGCCGAACCAAGTTCTAGCTTTGCTCAGACAGAGGGTCGCACCAACTATCTCGGTGTACAAGGAGACGGCATGTTCTTTGACGGATCAAAGGAAGGAAAGAGATTCATGGACCTACGAGACGGCACAGCAGCTACAATCATGATGGTACAAGTCAACGACGAGAGTGCTGTTCCCTGGACAAAACCTGAGGATTGGGAATTTGACGAAAAAAAACCACTCAAGGGGTTGATTCCTCCGCTACATGCTGGTGTTTTCTTAGCGAGTTTTGCTGATGCCCACGTCAAATCTATCAGCAAAGACATTGATCCTGGTGTTTTCAAGAAGCTCTTGACGGTTGATGGTGGGGAAGTGGTTGAGATTCCTTGACGACTCGGCGTTGGGGGTTGTCACCAGGCAGCTCTACTGCACATAATCCTCGGTTCAATTTCCATCAAAGCGAGCCGGCTCGTCCCCGAGCCTGTAGGAATTCGGGGTCGAGGACGACCCGGCTCGCCACGTTGTTTACTCCGGGCGCTTACGCTTCCGGCTCGCCTTTCGTTAACCCCATTGAAGAACCATGCCACTTGTTGTTGTCGGGTCCGTTGCCATTGATCACGTCGAAACTCCCACGGAACGTAGGGATAACATGCTCGGGGGGTCAGCGACTCATTTCTCCTATGCCGCAAGTTTCTTCACCAGCGTGCGGCTCGTAGGGGTCGTTGGCGAAGACTGGCCTGCGGAACATACGGCTGTGCTGGATGAGCAGGGGATTGATACTTCGGGATTACAGCAGGTTCCAGGTGGCAAGACCTTTACCTGGACGGGTCGCTACCACGACAACATGAACGACCGCGACACACTCGACGTGCAGCTGAACGTGTTCGGCGAGTTCGATCCCGTGCTGCCTGAAAGCTATCGCAGGGCAAAGTATGTGTTTCTCGCCAACGGCGTGCCTGCCGTTCAAATGAAAGTTCTCTCGCAAGTGCCAGGTCGGCGGCTGGCCGTGGCCGACACGATGGATCTCTGGATTAAGACTACCCGCAACGACCTCAATCAGCTGCTCAAGCAACTCGATGGCTTGGTACTGAACGACAGTGAGGCCAAGTTGATTGCCGAGACTGAGAATCTGGTCACGGCTGGCCACCGCGTAAGAGAAATGGGCCCCAAGTTCGTCATTATCAAGAAGGGCGAGCATGGAGCGATGTTCTTTAGCGAATATGAAACTTATGTTCTCCCCGCTTTTCCAACCGAGCAGGTCGTCGACCCCACTGGTGCGGGCGACAGCTTTGCCGGCGGCATGATGGGGTATCTAGCCGAGTGCGATAACTTTGAACCCGAGACACTCAAGATGGCGATGGCCTATGGCATTCTCGTGGCAAGCTTCAATGTGGAAGGGTTCGGTCTCGAGCGGATGCAACAGATCTCCCGCAAAGACATTGACGAGCGGATGACTGAGTACAAGAAGATGCTCAATTTCTGATTTCGATTTCATCCGTCGAATTCACGGCCCAATCAGTATCCACGGGGATCGGCATCAAGAAGGGTCGCAACCGCTCCATAGTTCGCGGTCCAATACCGTTGACGCGGTCCAACTGCTCAACACTGCGAAACGGCCCGTGCTGTAACCGGTCGCTGATAATACGCCGTGCCATCGTTTCTCCCAATCCGGGTAACTGGAGCAATTCAGGCCAATCAGCTTCGTTAACGTTCACCAAGTAGCTCGCCTGCAGCGGGTCTGCTCGATCGATATCGATTAGCCTTCCCTCGTGCCCACCTTTGTACACCCAGTAGCTTGCCATCATCACCAGCAGACTTGCCACCACGGCAAGCAGGCTTGCTTGATCGCGGGGCTTAATCCACGGCCGTGGTGTCGAATCGGTCAAAGATTTTTCTCTGCCGGGTTGCATGGCGTGCATTGAAAAGGGGATATTTGACAATGAAACATCAACGCTCTGCCCCCAGTATAACCGTTTGCCCTCTCCCAAATCGAGAACTAGCCATGAGAGAATTCCAGCAGATCGAATGGGATAGTGAGCTTCAGCACGATTGTCGGCAGATTGTGCGTCTTGCCCTCGCTGAAGACTTGAATGGCCAACAGGACTGGACCACCGTCGCCCTGGTACCTGCAGAGCGACAGGGAGCTGCCAGTATTGTAGCTCGTGATCCAGGAGTCGCAGCCGGTCTGGTAACGATCGAACTCGTTCTCTCGGAAGCAAAAGCTGAGATGGAAGTAGAGCTTCGTGTCCAAGATTCTCAAAGTTTCACCGCAGGAACAACTCTAGCGGTGTTGAGCGGCAACGTTCGTGACATACTCACTCTGGAGCGGACAATACTGAATCTCCTGGGTCGGATGATGGGCATCGCAACACTCACAAGCCGCTTTGTCCAAGAGGTCGCCGACACCAAGGCAAAGGTTTACGACACTCGAAAAACGACTCCTGGGTGGCGCCGTTTGGAGAAATACGCAGTTCATTGTGGAGGAGGTTCCAATCACCGCATGGGTCTCTACGATGCAGTACTGATCAAAGACAATCATCTGGCCCAGCGTTCAGGAAAGCCGGTTGCCACTGCCGAGGATGCCGCAGCAGCAGTCCTGGAAGCAAGTCAATTTCTTGAGTCGTCACAAAACGCGGCTCAATCGAATCTGATTGTAGAAATCGAAGTTGACAGTCTTGAACAGCTTGCCGCCGTCTTGCCAATGCATCCTGACGTCATTTTGTTGGACAACATGGATTCAAGTCAACTTCGCACGGCCGTTACGATGCGTGACGATATCGCCCCAACGGTCGAACTGGAAGCCTCCGGAGGAGTGCGCTTGGAAACCATTCGAGAGCTTGCGGAGACGGGAGTCGACAGAATCAGCTCAGGCGCTTTAACCCATTCAGCCCGCGGGCTCGACATTGGCTTAGACTGGCACCCCTAGGATGTGGGGTGGGTGGAGAGCACTAATGGGTGAGTCCGAAGACTCCGCACACAAATTCTTCGCAATCCGTACAAATTTAATTGACAGCACTGCCAGGGGTGGTTAGAATCAGGGAAGCTGCGGTAGATTTACCGCTTTTTAACACACATTTTTACTTTTTCGATTGGGTTGTGGACCTCATGAACATTCGATCGGCGACGAGTCGAGTTGACTCTTCGTTGTCCGGACAGGTGAAATTGGTAGCCTGGGTTCACAACACCATCTTTGCTTGCTGAGAAGCATTCCTGCCTAACGGTTTTTCGTTTCAGGAATCAATAGCACTCAGCTCTCCCCTGATGGGTTTGTCTCTGGGTTTCCTGCATGAGGTCATTCTGCGCATCACCAAGGCAGGATCACCAACGCTTCGGTCAGGGCACGCGGTCAATTCGGCACGCTACAGGTGCGCGAATACTTCTTGAAGACAGCTAAATAGCTGCCCGCAAGCCCCTGCATTTTTGCATCTCTCGTCAATCGAATGCTGCCAAACGTGAATAGCGTTTGGCACTTGTTCTGACAGGTCTCCTCCCTGATTTAGACCCATCACACCAGAGATCATTGCCCCTGCCGCTACGGAAGGCACGTGCGGTTGACCTTGGAGACAACTATGAAAAAGACATCAACAAATCGTTTCAGTTCGACCGCAGCACTCATTCGCTACTCGTGTGCCGCATTCGCGATACTCTTGCTAGCCGGAGCACTTGCCAACACATCACAGGCGGTTGTCATCGGCAACTACAAGTTCATGATTGGCGAAAGCGAACGCTATTTGAAAGCAATTTTGGACTTCAACCGTGGCGAGATCAATCAAGCTCAACTCGATGCGATCCACCACGAAGAGTCCTGCAAGAACCCGTCGATCCGCCTTCAGCAGCGTAATCGTCCGGCTATACTCATTCAGAACGTTTCCTCCCAGGAAAACGACCTCAGCAGTTTTGTAATCGATATGAAGCAGGCTGGTTTCGAGTTCGGACTGGGCGATGCTCCCTCCCAGGGATTCAACGGCACGCCTGTCTCTGCTTCAAATTACTCTGATGCTGGAGTGGGAGTTTCTGGTTCGCTTGACCCAACAAACATGATATTGACCCTTGACTTTACAGGCCTTACTTCGACAGCTTCGCTTCAAAACGCCGCAATTTTCCGTGTTGATCTGGATCCTTCTCCCATGATCAATACGCTCTACCCTGATTACCGCGAAGTACTTCTCGGTGCAGACGCTGGTAACGGCCCCACCGATCCCGCAACGGTTCAGGCAACTTTTGGCATGGCAGGAATGCCAGATGTCACAACAAGTGCAATCGAGTTGAACGGCCCAGATACCGTCTCAAACGCTGGCCTCTTAGAGGTCTATCATGCCCAAACACCTACGGACATGTTTGAAACAGACGGGGGAATCCCTGAGCCTGCTACAGCTTCCCTCCTGGGAATTGTCTCCCTTGCCATGCTCTGCCGAAGACGCACATTCAGCCGTAGCTGAGTGCGTCTCTGTAGTAGCCGTTGGCGGGGGGAGCAAATGGTTTGAACCGCGGGCTCCCGCCGGCGGCTATAATGTGGAAAATCCATCCGCTTAGGCGTCCCAACTTCTCTTGGCAAGCTTTGCCGAATGCGTAAATCCCCTGGATTGTACCCAATACTCGGATAATTCTGAAAAAAGTGAAAGTAACGGTAGTACGGGGTCCGATTCTCTTCTGTGTACGAATAATCGAACAGGCGGACAGCACTGGAAGGTGATCCGGTGCTCGTCAAATGCTTCCATAGCAGGCAGTGCGCCCGCAAGCGTCGTCCTGTTCGAAATTTCAAAGGGGGGATCCAAGATGAAGTTTCGTTTTAGGAGGGCTGCTGCGCTCGCAGTGAGCCTTGCACTCTTGGCGGCACAGACCGCCGACGCCGCCAATCCACGAGAGTACCAAACGGCAAGTTCTGCAGCTAATCAAGCTAGCGATTCGTGGTCAAATTACAATGAAATCGAGCAGTGCGACTATTTTGGCACGTGCAACGCTGGAAGCTGCAACACGGGTTGCTCCGGCGGAAGCGGTGGCAACCTAGGACTCGGCAATGCCCTGTGTTGCCATGATAGCCAGCTCTTTTTCTACGGTGATTACATCTACGCCCGGGCCTGCTTCAGCGAAGCCCTCGCGTACATTGTCAGTGATCCCAACGATCCTCAAGGGGGTCAGAGCATCGTCGAATACGACATGGACTATGTTTCGTCGTATCGCTTTGGTGGTGGTATCAACTTCTGCGACTGTGGTGGTGCGATCGTTTTCAACTTCGCTCGCTACCAAAGTGAAGGGGATTTTGATGTCACGGATACTTCCGCCTCGACAGGGACCACCATCTTTGGCCCCTATGAAGTAGACGCTCCCGGCGACAATGGTTCCCTGCAAGGGAATTTGGACGTCGATGTGAAGTCTTACGACCTGGGCGTAGCCAAGACGATTCCACTAGGTTGTCCGCTCGGTTGCTGTAGCAGTGGCTGCTGCGACTCGTGTTGCGGCGACACATGCTGCGATACCTGCTGCGGCGGTGGTTCCTCGTGTGGTTGTGGCAGTGGCTGTGGTTGCTGCCCATGCCCCGCTTGGGACATTACCTGGACGGCTGGCGTTCGCTTTGCTGAAGTCGATTGGGCACGCAACAATCTGGCAATCGCTAACAACGGTGATGAGATCGATAGCGCCACAACTCGACTGGACTTTAATGGTGCAGGTGCTCGAGTGGGCTTCATGGGTCGGCGATACTTTGGACGTAGCGGGTGCGTTAGCGCCTATGCCAAAGGAGATATCTCTCTGCTGGTCGGTGATATGAACATTAGCACCTACACGACAGACGATCCCGACGGTTCGGCCCCACTGACGTTGCGTTCTTATAGCAACTCGGGGTGCCGTGTTATTCCAGTCACCGAGATCGAAGCCGGTGTGAGTGCCCAGGTCACGAACAATATCCAGCTAAGCTCTGGATATTTCATCGCCGCCTGGCATGACCTTGGTATTCGTGACGAGTACGACTGGACCACTCCAGGTCTTCAGTTGAACAATTTCGACGATGCCAACATTCTAGGTTTTGATGGTTTCTTCGCTCGGGCCGTGGTGTCCTACTGAGAAGAAGCAAACTTTGTTTGATCTATCTCCGACACGCCAGCCGTTTTACGGCTGGCGTGTTTTTTTGTTCAAGATGCTCTAACTTCCCAGCGGCATCGCGGATAATGCTTGTGCCGAATGTCGAGCTATCTACACTGGCTCGGGAGTCAAAGACTGAAGAAGAGGCGCCGGAGCAATACCGCCGAGTGCGCGACGAAAAACGCGACTTTGCTGAGCGCTTGCCAGATGTCCTGAGCGACTCTGGTGCATAGAACTCTACGAAAGAGTAAGTACTAATTCTTCTTCCTAGCCGGAGGCACACCTGCCTCAGGGAATGTCCGGAGGCAGGTGTGCCTCCGGCTAAGATAGGGCATGATTATCCGCGGCGACCAGCGGGGCTGGTGAGCATCAGACGATCACGGCGAGCGCGCCGCTGGGCACGTAGACGAGCGCGACGTTTGGTTTCGCTTGGTTTCTCGTAAAACTCTCGGACGCGAATCTCTTTCTTAATCCCACTTCTTTCTACTAACTTCCGAAACCGCCGAACGGCTTCCTGAGCAGATTCTCTTTCCCGCAACGTCAACTTTACCAAGGGTATCTCCTAATCTTGTTTGGTGGATGGGCTTATTGCGAAGCCTAACCTCTTATGGGCAAACGCTTAAAGTAGCATCGACCGGCGAGCGAGTCTAGCCCACGGCCCGATGATTTGCCTACGCAGACGGCAAATTCGGCAGATTCTCTCGGATTTAACAACCTCAGCCTGCCTTGCGCGTCACAATCTGCATTTCCCTACTTACGACGCGAAGACGCAAGCGAAATGAGTCCTTCTCGGCTCCACCCAGCCCAATCCTGTTGCCGATTGCTTAGGGTGGCCTTAAATGGTAGCCGTCGGCTGGAGCTGATGGTTGAAATCCGAAAAAACCGCAGGCTTCCGCCAGCGGCTATCAACTAATGACGAACAGCTAATAGCTAACAACCTTCCATGTCTGAACTTGCCAGCAGCGAATCGCTCCGCCAACTTGACCAGCGCCATGCGGAGGTCCTCCAGGCGCTCGACTCGCTGTGCCTGGATATTGAAGAGGTCCTCCAGCAAATCTCTCCGCAACGTGAGCCTGAACTTCAGCAAGCTGCTTGAGGCTATTTCCGGCTGTCGAGGCTGCCCGACTTGCTGATCGCACGCAGTAGCCGCAGGCCCAATACTGCGCTGAGTAAGAAACCCGCCGTCCCGGGGACCGAGACGCCCCAGAGTGGCCATGCCTGGTTGGTGACCAACAGTGCCGATCCCAGGAAGAGTGCACTGGTCAACATTCCCAACACCAGCCGATTGACCGAGGGTTCTAATCCCCGGTGATCGAGATGCACATCGAACCGGCCTGCCTGCACTTGCTGCAAGATGTCGCGTAAGCGTCGGGGGACCACTTCCGCCAGTAGTTGCATCTCGTACGCCATACGCCGTGCTTTGCGGAGTTGTCGCGTGGGTGACATCCGTCTGGCAACGACCTTCTGGCGATACGGCTCTAGGACTTCCATCAAGCTAAAGCTTGGCTCGAGGCGCTTGGCGGTCCCCTCAAGCATGATCAGCACTTTCAAGAGCAGTGACATGGGCGACGGTAGCATGATGTGATACTGCAGCATGATGTCGATCATCTCGGAGAGTGCCGCTCCCAACTCAAACCGATCGAGCGACTGATTGGCATAGTGCGAAACAAAATCTGACAGATCTAGATTCAAGCTCGTCTCATCAAGCCCCGCCGGCACGGCACCCATCCGAACTACCACGGAGCCAAGGCGGTTGGCGTCTTGCTCGACGATTGCCAGCAGCATGTCTTCGATTGCTTCGCGCATCGAGTCGTCCAGACGCACGACCATGCCGAAATCCAAGAGGCCGATCTTGCCATCGGGCATCAAGAGCAGATTTCCTGGATGCGGATCGGCATGATAGATCCCATGCTGGAATATCATCTCGAGATACGCTTCGGCCCCGCTGCGAGCCACTTCAGCCAGATCGACTCCCGAAGCTCGCACCTGCTGGAGATCGGAAATTGGCACGCCTTCGAGCCATTCCATCACGAGCACCTGCTCGGTACTCATCTCGGGATACGACTTGGGTATTTTTACCTGATCGCTCTCTGCAAAGGCACGGACAAAATGATCGAGGTGTCGCCGCTCGCAGGTAAAATCCAACTCGCGACGGAGCATCCGTTGAAACTCGCTCACGATCGTGACCGGTCGATAGGGCCGCAGTTCCGGTAGCCGTTCGGCAAGTTGCGCCAATCCGGTGAGAATCTCCAAGTCGACCCGCATGCGTTGTTTGATCTGTGGATGTTGCACCTTCACCGCCACATCTTCGCCGGAGTGTAAGCGGGCTCGATGGACTTGCCCGATCGAAGCCGAGGCGACGGGTTTCTCAGAGAATTCCGCGAACAACTCGGAGAGCGACTGGCCTAGTTCCTCTTCGACGATTTCAGCAACTTCTTCGAGCGAGTCAGCAGGCACGTCGGTCTGCAGTTTTTGTAGTTCGTTGGCAAGCTCTGTGCCAACCACGTCGGGTCGGGTGCTCATGATCTGGCCGAACTTGATAAAAGAGGGGCCAAGTTCTTCCATGGCGAGCCGAATGCGGGTCTCTCGGCTCTCGGTAGCCAGCACCTGCCCGTTGCGGTTTTTCAACAGCGACTTGCCCAACGAAAAGTCAAACCTGCTCAGCCAACCTGCCAAGCCATACTTGCTGAGGATCGAAAAGATCTCGCCCCAGCGATTGACGTTGCGATAAATTTGCGGGATGGAGCTGATGCGCATGTTTTGTGTGGGCTAAGTTTCTCGATAAGAAATAGCACGCGGATGAACGCGGATTCAGCGGATCGGCGCGGATTTTAGAGAGATAAGAATTCCAATTTCCTATCAGCGAAAATCCGTACAATCTGCGTTCATCCGCGTTCTATTTCTTCTCTTCTGGATGGACCTACATAAAAGAATATATGCCAACCTGTATTGTAACACGCCACCAGGCACCCCGGCAGTGAGGCACAATCGAGCAGAATCGGCTGAAGAACGTTTTATAGTGCTGCATTTGCTCCCGGCACATTGCTCATTGGGCCTTAGTCCTTGGTCACTCTCTTACGGGTTCTGCTTGACTTTTTGGCCTCTGCGCGGTGCAATAGTAGTATTGAGACCGACTAATTCAGAGGCACCCGGTCCAGAGCGGAACACGAGTCAACATGCCGAAAACCAGCCCCTTCCACCCCGCGCCCATTTCACGCCGCGCGCTCACCCTGATCGAAATGCTCGTCGGCATGGCGATCACGCTAGTGATGATGGCCGCCGTAGTGAACCTGTTCGCCAACATCAGCACCGGCGTCAACCGTCGCC contains:
- the rpsU gene encoding 30S ribosomal protein S21 — its product is MVKLTLRERESAQEAVRRFRKLVERSGIKKEIRVREFYEKPSETKRRARLRAQRRARRDRLMLTSPAGRRG
- a CDS encoding Lpg1974 family pore-forming outer membrane protein translates to MKFRFRRAAALAVSLALLAAQTADAANPREYQTASSAANQASDSWSNYNEIEQCDYFGTCNAGSCNTGCSGGSGGNLGLGNALCCHDSQLFFYGDYIYARACFSEALAYIVSDPNDPQGGQSIVEYDMDYVSSYRFGGGINFCDCGGAIVFNFARYQSEGDFDVTDTSASTGTTIFGPYEVDAPGDNGSLQGNLDVDVKSYDLGVAKTIPLGCPLGCCSSGCCDSCCGDTCCDTCCGGGSSCGCGSGCGCCPCPAWDITWTAGVRFAEVDWARNNLAIANNGDEIDSATTRLDFNGAGARVGFMGRRYFGRSGCVSAYAKGDISLLVGDMNISTYTTDDPDGSAPLTLRSYSNSGCRVIPVTEIEAGVSAQVTNNIQLSSGYFIAAWHDLGIRDEYDWTTPGLQLNNFDDANILGFDGFFARAVVSY
- a CDS encoding ABC1 kinase family protein, whose translation is MRISSIPQIYRNVNRWGEIFSILSKYGLAGWLSRFDFSLGKSLLKNRNGQVLATESRETRIRLAMEELGPSFIKFGQIMSTRPDVVGTELANELQKLQTDVPADSLEEVAEIVEEELGQSLSELFAEFSEKPVASASIGQVHRARLHSGEDVAVKVQHPQIKQRMRVDLEILTGLAQLAERLPELRPYRPVTIVSEFQRMLRRELDFTCERRHLDHFVRAFAESDQVKIPKSYPEMSTEQVLVMEWLEGVPISDLQQVRASGVDLAEVARSGAEAYLEMIFQHGIYHADPHPGNLLLMPDGKIGLLDFGMVVRLDDSMREAIEDMLLAIVEQDANRLGSVVVRMGAVPAGLDETSLNLDLSDFVSHYANQSLDRFELGAALSEMIDIMLQYHIMLPSPMSLLLKVLIMLEGTAKRLEPSFSLMEVLEPYRQKVVARRMSPTRQLRKARRMAYEMQLLAEVVPRRLRDILQQVQAGRFDVHLDHRGLEPSVNRLVLGMLTSALFLGSALLVTNQAWPLWGVSVPGTAGFLLSAVLGLRLLRAISKSGSLDSRK